CGCACCGGGGCCAGGTCCGCCTGCTCGAAGCGGCTCTCCAGGCACACCACCGCCAGCGCGGTCTGGAACACCACCGTGCGGCCGCGCATGCGGCGAAGCTGCGCGGTGGCGCGGTCGTGATCGCCCGGCTTGCCCAGCGGCTCGCCGTCGAGGTCGGCCACCTGGTCGGAGCCGATCACCACCGCTTGCGGGTGCCGCTGCGCCACGGCCCGGGCCTTGGCCAGGGCCAGCCGCGTCGCCAGCGCCGCCGGCGCCTCGCCGGGCAGCGGCGTCTCATCCACCTCGGGCGCGACTACCTCGAAGGGCAGGCCCAGCCGGCCCAGCAATTCGCGCCGGTAGCGCGAGGTCGAGCCGAGGATCAGGCGCCGTGGATGAGCGAGGGACATGCGGCGATTCTCTTACACTGGATTGCATGAAGAGGACCTTCAGCCCGCAGCGGCTCGACGTGCGGGCGTTCGCCGAAGACGGGGAACGGCTGTCGGGCGAGGCCCGGCTGGCCGACCTCCCCCGGTTGGCCGCCGAGGGCCGCCCCGATGGAGCCGATCCCCGGGTCGAATGGTCGGCGCGCGGCGAGTTGCGCCACCCGAACCACCTGCATCCGGAGGTCTGGCTGCACCTGGCCGCCGCCACCGAGTTGACCCTGACCTGCCAGCGTTGCCTGGAGGCAGTGGCTGTGCCGCTGTCGGTGGCCCGCGCTTTCCGCTTCGTCGCCGACGAGGACACGGCGGCGGCGCAGGACGAGCAGGCCGAGGAGGACGTGCTGGCGATCAGCCGCTCGTTCGACCTGCTGGAGCTGGTGGAGGACGAGTTGCTGATGGAGGTGCCGGTGGTGCCGCGGCACGAGGTCTGCCCGCGGCCGGTGCGCCTGTCGGCGGCCGACGCCGACTTCGATGAAGGCGAGCCGCGCGAGAACCCCTTCGCCCACCTCAAGCTGCTCAGGGACGGCAAGAAATAGGCGCCGCTCGACCAATGCCCTATAATGGCGGGCTTCGCGCGAAAAGCCACGCCTCGTGAGCGGCCTGCGCGCTTTCCGTCCATCATTCACCCGGCGCCTGCCTTCGAGCGAGGCGCCCCAGCATCCAGGAGCCCGGCATGGCCGTCCAGCAGAACAAGAAGTCGCCCTCCAAGCGGGGCATGCACCGTTCGCACAACGCGCTGACGGTGCCCGGCATCGCGGTGGAGCCCACCACCGGCGAGACCCACCTGCGCCACCACATCAGCCCGAACGGCTTCTACCGCGGCCGCAAGGTCCTCAAGACCAAGAACGACGCCTGATTCCGGCCACGGCAAGCAAAGGCCCGCCGCTGCCTGCGCAGCCCGGGCCTTTTTTGCGTCCGTGCCCCGGTTGCCGGAGCGTGGCATCCAGGTTTGCG
The sequence above is a segment of the Ramlibacter tataouinensis genome. Coding sequences within it:
- a CDS encoding Maf family nucleotide pyrophosphatase, which codes for MSLAHPRRLILGSTSRYRRELLGRLGLPFEVVAPEVDETPLPGEAPAALATRLALAKARAVAQRHPQAVVIGSDQVADLDGEPLGKPGDHDRATAQLRRMRGRTVVFQTALAVVCLESRFEQADLAPVRVLFRDLGDAEIETYLRAEQPYDCAGSARSEGLGIALLEAIHSDDPTALVGLPLIRTCRLLRAAGIRIP
- a CDS encoding YceD family protein, with translation MKRTFSPQRLDVRAFAEDGERLSGEARLADLPRLAAEGRPDGADPRVEWSARGELRHPNHLHPEVWLHLAAATELTLTCQRCLEAVAVPLSVARAFRFVADEDTAAAQDEQAEEDVLAISRSFDLLELVEDELLMEVPVVPRHEVCPRPVRLSAADADFDEGEPRENPFAHLKLLRDGKK
- the rpmF gene encoding 50S ribosomal protein L32; amino-acid sequence: MAVQQNKKSPSKRGMHRSHNALTVPGIAVEPTTGETHLRHHISPNGFYRGRKVLKTKNDA